The following nucleotide sequence is from Mesorhizobium sp. J8.
TCGCACCGCATGGACGAGATCGCCCGCATCGCGGACCGCGCCACCATCCTGCGCGACGGCCGCCATGTCGTCACCGCGCCGCTATCCGACCTGCCGGTCGAAACGATGATCGAACACATTGTCGGCAAACGCTCACGCGGCTTGTCGGATGTGGCCCGCGGCGGATCGCGCATAGGAAAGCCGTTGCTGGAGTTCGACAACGTGTCGGGCGTGACGAAGCCGAGGAATGCCAGTTTCGTCGTCCGCAGCGGCGAGGTGGTGGGCCTTGCCGGACTGCTCGGCTCCGGCCGCTCTGCGATCGCGCGGGTCATTGCCGGCATCGAGCCGATCATCGAAGGAGAAATGCGCATCGCCGGCAAGCCGGTGGTGATCACCAGCCCGAGCGATGCCATCGAGGCCGGCATCGCGCTGGTGCCCGAGGACCGGTTGCGGCAAGGCGTCATTGCCGAGCATTCGGTCGCCTCCAACATTGCGCTTGCCTCGCTCGACCGATTGAGCCGCAACGGTTTCGTGTCGAACAGCAAGTTGCGCGAGCAGTCCGACAGCCAGATTGAAAGGCTGCGGATCAAGACCGCTTCGCGCGACAGTGCGGTGCGCACGCTGTCGGGCGGCAATCAGCAGAAGGTCGTCATCGGCAAATGGCTTTCGACCGAGCCGGATATCCTTGTCCTCGACGAGCCAACCTCCGGCATCGACATCGGTTCGAAGTCGGAAATCATCATGCTGGTGCGCGAACTCGCCAAGATCGGCAAGGCCATCGTCATGATCTCGTCCGAACTGTCGGAGATGTTGACCGCTTGCGACCGCATACTCGTCATCGCGGACGGGCGCGTCATGGACGATATAGACCGCGGCGAACTCGACGATCCGTGGGCGCCGAAGGATGATCCGGTCGCGCAGCTGCAGGCGGCGGAGCGCAAGCTGCAGATCGTCATCCAGAAAGCGCTGAACAAAAGTGAGGGAGAAACACATGTCCACTGACCGGGACACCGCCCCTTCGCTGCCCGTAAGGCTCGGTCTCTCCAACTGGCGGCAGAACATCATCTATATCGGCTTCGTCGTGATCTTCATCGTGTTCGCGATCACGCTGTTCGACAAGGGCTTCCTCAATCCCAACAACCTGCTCAACATCGTGCGCCAGACGGCGATGATCGCGGTGATGGCGATTGCCATGACCTATGTGCTGTCGGCTGGAGAGATCGACCTCTCCGTCGGGGCGGTGGCGGGGCTGGCTTCGGTGACCACGGCCATGGCGATCGACGCCGGTGGACCGGTGACCGGCATCGTTGCAGGCCTCGCCACCGGCGCTGTCGTCGGTACCTTCAACGGGCTCCTGACGACTCGCATCGGCATCCCATCCTTCCTCACCACGCTGGCGATGATGGGGATTGCCACCGGTACCGCGATGTGGATGAGCGATACGGCCGCCGTGCCGATCATATCGAAGAGCTATTCATGGATTTTTGGCGGCGGCAATATCGGGCCGGCGCCTGTCCTGCTGATCTGGATGCTGGTGCTGGGCGCCATCGGTCACATCGTGCTGAGGCGAACGAGCTTCGGCCGGCGTGTGCTGGCCACCGGCGGCGGCGAGGTCGCCGCGCGCTATTCAGGCATCGACACCAGGTCGATCAAGTTCCGCGTCCTCATCATCTCCGCCATGGCGGCGGCTCTCGCCGGCATGCTTTATGCCGGGCGGCTGCAATCCGGTCGCTTCCAGCTCGGCCAGGGCGACGAACTGTCGGTCATCGCCGCGGCGGTGCTTGGCGGCACCAGCCTGTTCGGCGGGTCCGGCACGGTGATCGGAACAATCGTCGGCGCGCTGATGATCGGGCTTATCAACAACGGCTTGATCCTGATGGGTCTGGAGTTCAGCCAGCAACTGATCGCGCGCGGCGCCATCATCATCCTCGCCGTCGCGCTCAGCCAGGGAAGGAAATGACATGGCGGTTCCCTACACGGTGATCGGCACTGTCGTCGCCAGGCCGGAAACCCGCGAGGAATTGCAGGCGATCCTATCGGGCTTCGTCGAGCCGACCCGGGCCGAGGAGGGCTGCATCAACTACGATCTCCATGTCGATCCGGCCGACCCTTGCGTGTTCATGTTCTATGAGAACTGGCGTTCGAAGGACGATCTCGACCGCCATCTGGCGATGCCGCATCTGAAGCCGCTGTTCGGCCGCCTCGACGATCTGGTCGCACGTCCGGTCGACGTCCGTCGTTTCGTGATGTTGAGCCGGATGGCGACGACGTGAAGCGACGCCGGCTACGTCACGTCGGCTTGTCGTCAGGGTGGCCAAGCTCGCAGAACCAGCCACCGAGATATTTCACCGAGGGTTTGTTCGGATCCGGAACAGGCGTTTTCGCTTCGACGGCCGCGCGGAAAGGTTCGGCGCTGTCCTGCGGGACGAAGCCGAGATGATCGGCGCCGCTGTTGTCGACCATCTTCAGCTTGTTGTTGGAAATGCCGAAGGAGATCGTGTGGCCGACACGCGGCGCGGTCAGCGATGCCTCGACCAGCCGCACGCAGTCGGCGAAGGAGAGGTATGACCACAGCATGCGCCGATCGGCCGGCTCGGGAAAGGACGAGAAGATGCGCAGGCACACGGTCTCGATGCCGAACTTGTCCCAATAGAGCCGACTGAGGCTTTCGACGAAATTCTTCGACACGCCATAGAGGCTGTCGGGGCGCACCGGCGCGTCGACGCCGATATGCGCCTCGATCTCGTGATAGCCGATGGCGTGGACCGAGGAGGCGTAGATGACGCGCTTCACCCCATGTTTCCGGGCGCCTTCGTAGATGTGGTAGGAGCCGCGGATGCTGGAATCGAGGATGGTCTGCCACGCGCATTCGAGCGGCGCGCCGCCGAAGTGCACGATCGCGTCGCAGTCCTTGGTCGCCGCGATCGTCGCCTCCATGTCGGCGAGATCGAACACCGCTTCTTCTTCGTGCGGCGCGAGATCGCCGAACGGCTCACGCCCCGCCAGGCGGATCGTCTTGGCCAGCGGCACCAGTCCCTTGCGCAACTGCGAGCCGAGCCGGCCGGCGGCGCCGGTGATCAGAATACGTTCGTAATGCGGCATTCTCTACTCCACTTGCGCGACGGCGCCGTTGATGCGCGCGATCGCTTCGGTCAGCACCTCTTCGCTGGTTGCGGTCGAGATGCGGAAATAGGGTGACAGTCCATAGGCGACGCCGGGCACCGACGCCACCCTCCCTTCGTTGAGAAGATAGTTCGCTACGGCCGCGTCGTCCTCCAGAACGACGCCCTTGGCCGTCTTGCGGCCGATCAGGCTGGCGCAGCCGATATAGGCGTAGAAGGCACCCTCCGGTGGCGACAGCGTCAGTCCGTTGATCTTGCTGATGCCGTCGACGACCAGGTCGCGGCGCCTCTCGAAAGCCTGGCGAAAACGCGCGACCTCGCCCTGCGGGCCGTTGAGCGCGGCGACGGTCGCCGCCTGCGCGATCGAGCACACGGATGTGCAGGACTGGCTCTGGATCGTCGACATCGCCTTGAGAAGCGGCACCGGTCCGGCCGCATAGCCGACACGCCACCCGGTCATGGCATAGGATTTCGAGACGCCGTTGACGATCAGCGTGCGGTCCCTGAGCTCGGGGCAGGCCTTGCCGAAGGAGACGAACTTGCGCCCGTCGAAGAGGATGTGCTCGTAGATCTCGTCGGAGAGGATCAACACCTGCGGATGCTTGGCCAGCACAGTGCCCAGCGCCTTGAGATCGGACTCGGAATAGACCGCGCCGGACGGGTTCCCCGGCATGTTGAGGAAGAGCCACTTCGTCCTCGGCGTGATCGCCTTTTGGAGCAGCTCCGGCGTCAGCCGGAACCCGCTGGTTTCCGGGCATTCTACGACGACCGGCGTGCCGCCGAGCAGCTTCACCATTTCGGGGTAGGAGACGAAATAGGGCGCCGGCAGGATCGCCTCGTCGCCGATTTCCAGCGTCGCCATCAACGCGTTGAAGATGATCTGCTTGGCGCCGTTGGCCACCACGATGTCGTCGGCCGTGTAGTCCAGCCCGTTCTCGCGGCGGAATTTTCCGGCCACCGCTTCGCGCACTTCGGCCGTGCCGGCTGCGGCGGTGTAGAGCGTCTGGCCGGCCTTCGCGGCGAAATGGGCGGCGTCGATGATGTGGAGCGGCGTCGGAAAATCGGGCTCGCCCAATCCGAGGTCGATCACGTCGACGCCCTTGGCGCGCAGCGCCTTGGCGGCCTGCGAGGCCGCCATCGAGGCCGAGGGCTTCACCGCCGACAGGCGCGAGGCAACATAGCTCATCGGTCGTTCTCCGTGACGTATCCCTTGGATCGGTCGTTGGCACGCGCGGCGGCGCTGCGCCTGGCCGGATCGCCATAGCCGCCGCCGCCCGGCAGTTCGAGGATCAGCCGGCGCCCCGCAGGCACATGCTGCCAGCCCTTGGGGCGCATCCTCGTGCCGTCGTCGAGCCTGACGACGCCGGCGACGCCGGGCTTGCCGCCATCGCGCCCATGCGCCGGATGGTTGACGCGGTCGAACATGGCCGAGAAATCGAACTCGTGGCCTTCGGTCGCCTCGATCTCGATGATCTGTCCAAGGCCGCCGCGGAATTCGCCGTCGCCGCCGGAATTGGGCCGCAGCTCCTTGCGCCAGATGACGATCGGGCCGGTGTGCTCGGTCGCCTCGATCGGCATCGTGTGCACGCCCGACGGGAAGGCCGTCGCCGAGAGGCCGTCGAGCTCGGGGCGGGCGCCCATGCCGCCGGAGTTGAACATCAGCACTTCCGCTCGGCGGCCAGACGCGCCGGCAACGGGCCGCGCCGAGATATGGATGTTCCACAGCGCGCCGGCGCCTTCGGCAAGGATTTTTCCGGGCAGCGCCTTGGCGAAGGCGCCGAGCACCAGGTCGGGAACCATGTGGCCGAAGATGTGTCTGAGCGCCACCGGCGCCGGTCGCACGGCGTTGAGGATGTTGACCGGTGATGTCACGGTGAAGAAGGCAAGCGATGCCGCGTTGTTCGGGATGTCGGGCGCCACCATGCATTTCAGCGCGTAGCAGGCATAGGCCTTGCTGTAGATGATCGGGCAATTGATGCCCCAGCGGCTCATCGGGTCGGTGCCGGTGAAATCGACCTCGACATGATCGTCGCAAACCGAAACTGTCGCTGCAAGTTTCACGGGCTCGTCGTAGCCGTCGGTCACCAGCTCGTTCGACCAGCTTCCCTTGGGCAGCGCCTCGATGCGCTCGAGCATGGCGTCGCGGGTGCGCGAGAAGATGAAATCGCCGAGCCCGTCGAGCGAGGCGAGGCCGATCTCCTTCATCATGTCGATGAGGCGGCGATGGCCGACCTCGTTGCAGGCCGCAAGCGAATAGAAATCGCCGATCACCTGGTTGGGCTCGCGGACATTGGCACGCAGGATGCGAACGAGATCGAGATTGACCTTGCCCTTTTCCGCGAACTTCATGATCGGGATCTGGATGCCTTCCTCATAGACCGACTTGCCGTCCGCGCCGAAGCCGCGGCCGCCGACATCGACGACATGCGCCGTGCAGGCGAAGAAGGCGACAAGCTCGCCGTTCAGGAAGGACGGCGACACCATGGTGATGTCGTGCAGGTGACCGGTGCCGAGCCACGGATCGTTGGTGACATAGGTGTCGCCCTCGAACATCTGCTCGCGCGGGATCGCGTTCATGAAATGCAGAACGGCCTCGGCCATGGTGTTGACGTGGCCGGGCGTGCCGGTGACCGCCTGCGCCAGCATCTGGCCGCGTGGGTCGAACACGCCCGCCGACAGGTCGCCGGACTCGCGCACCGAGGTCGAGAAGGCGGTGCGCAGCAAGGTCAGCGCCTGCTCCTCGACCACCGAGATCAACCGGTTCCACATGACCTGCATGCGGATTTCGCCGATGCTGTTCTTACCTGGGTCACTCATGCCTGGCTGCCTTTGCGGGTCAGAAGGATCGCGCCGTCGCTCTGGATGACGGCATCGAAGCTGGTGGTGACGACCGTCGATGTCTCGCGCTCGACGATGACGGCAGGTCCCGCGATGCGATCGCCCGTGCAGAGCGTATCGCGCTCGACGATGCCATAGCTGCGCGGCGCGCCGCTGACCGGATCGAACACCTCGCGGGTCGTTGTCGGCTTGCTGGTCTTCTTGCCGGTGGTGAGCTCGTGCCGTTCGACGGCGGGCCGCACATCGGTCGCCTTGACCGACCAGGTGACGATTTCGATCTCGAGCCCGTCGAGCCCGTCGATGGCGCGGCCGAAGAAGCGCTGATAACTGGTCTCGAACAGATCCTTGAGCTTGGCGACGGCATCGTCGCCGAACGGCTCGTCCGCCAGCGGCACGGGGATTTCCCAGCCCTGGCCGGCATAGCGCATGAAGGCGGTGATCTCGCAGACGATCCGGCCGCTGGAGCCGGTCCGCACAAAGCCTTCGGCGGAGGCCTTGAGATCGGCGAGCAGCGCGTTGACCTCGGCCGGCTTGAATCGCGACAGGCGCGTCAGCTTAGAGGCCAGCGCCTCGTAGCCGAACGGCGCCTTGAGGAAGCCGATCGCCGAGCCTACGCCCGCGCCGCGCGGCACGATGCACTGGTCGATGCCGAGCTTTTCGCAGAGCCTTGCCGCGTGGAGCGGAGCGGCGCCGCCGAAGGCGATCATCAGATTGTCGGAGATGTTCTTGCCGTTCTCGACGGCGTGAACGCGAGCGGCATTCGCCATGTTCTCGTCCACCACCTCGCAGATGCCGAAGGCCGTCGAGAGAGCGTTGAGCGACAGGCGTTCGCCGACATCGCGCAGGATCGCTTGTTCCGACGCGGCTGTATCGAGCTTGATCGCGCCGCCGGCGAAATTGTCGGGGTCGAGCTTGCCCAGCACCAGGTCGGCGTCGGTGATCGCCGGGCGTCTGCCGCCGCGGCCGTAGCAGGCCGGGCCGGGTTCCGAGCCCGCGCTTTCCGGCCCGGTCTGGATCCGGCCCATGGCGTCGACCCAGGCGATGGAGCCGCCGCCGGCGCCGATCTCGATCATCTCGATGACGGGGATGGAGATCGGCATGCCCGACCCTTTCGAGAAGCGATAGGTGCGCGCCACCTCGAAGGTCCGCGCCGTGCGCGGCGCAAAATCCTCGATCAGGCAGATTTTTGCGGTGGTGCCGCCCATATCGTAGGAGACGACCTTTTCCAGGCCGAAGCGCCGGGCGATGTCGGCGGCGAAGATGGCACCGCCGGCGGGGCCGGATTCGACCAGCCGCACCGGGAATTCCGAAGCGGTCTCCACCGAGATCAGGCCGCCGCCGGAATGGATCATGAAGACCGGGCATTCGGCCCCTATGTCCTTCAGCCGTGTCTGCAAGCGCGCGAGGTAGTCGGCCATCTGCGGCCGCACATAGGCGTTGGCTGCGACCGTGTTGAAGCGCTCGAACTCGCGCATCTGCGGCGAGACTTCGGCGCTGATCGAAATCGGGATGCTGAGCTTGCGAGCAAGGATTTCACGGGCGCGGCGCTCGTGGTCGGGATTGGCGTAGGCATGGATGAAGCCGACCGCCACCGAGCCGAAACTGCCGGCAGCGATGCGATCGGCGATTTCCTCCAGGGCTGCTTCGTCGAGCGGCTGCAGTTCCTGGCCTTCGGCGCCGATGCGGCCTTTGACGGTAAAACGGTCCTCGCGCGGGATCAGCGGCGTGGGCAGTTGCAGGTTGAGATCGTATTGCTCGAAGCGGTTTTCCGTCCGCATCTCGATCACATCGCGAAAACCTTCGGTCGTAACCAGCGCCGTCCTGGCGCCGCGGCGTTCGATCAGCGCATTGGTGGCGAGCGTCGTGCCGTGGATGATGATGCCGATATCGGCGGCCGAAATGCCGGCATCGCGAATGACCACGTCGATGCCGTCGAGGATCGCCTGTTCGGGCGCGGAATAATTGGTCAGCACCTTGGTCGAGAACATCTCTCCCCTGACATCGAGGGCGATGTCGGTGAAGGTGCCGCCGATGTCGGCGCCAAGGCGGATATCGTCTGATCTGGAAGTCATGCCTTGGCCTTCTGGGAAGCGAGCGCGGCGTCGCGCATCTGGGAGAGGGTTTGGCGCGGCGTCAGCGCTTCAGGCGAGATGGCGATGTCGAGGACGGCGCCGGTCGCGGATTTCAGCGCCCGCTCGAATGCCGCGGCGAAATCCTGTGTCGCCTCGACACGCTCGGCGTGGAAGCCGTAAGCCTTGGCCAGCGCCACGAAGTCGGGGTTCTCCAGCGAGGTGCCGGAGACGCGGGCCGGATAGTTGCGCTCCTGATGCGCGCGGATGGTGCCATAGATGCCGTTGTTGATGATCAGCACGATCGGCTGCGCCCCCGCCTGCATGGCGGTACCGAGTTCCTGGCAATTCATCTGGAAGTCGCCGTCGCCGGCAAAGCAGACGACCGTGCGCTGCGGATACGCAACCTTGGCGGCAATCGCCGCCGGCAGGCCGTAACCCATGGCGCCGGACTGCGGCGCAAGCAGCCGCGCCTTAGGCCCGAACTTGAAGAACTTGTTCGGCCATACCGTGAAATTGCCGGCGCCGTTGGTGAGGATGACGTCGGCCGGCAAGGCCTCGCGCAGCCAGGCGCTGACCGCCACCATGTCGACCGGGCCGGGCTGCACAGGTGCCACGAACGTGCCTTCATAGGCCTTGCGCGCCGCGGCGCGCCACTCGACCCAACCACCCTTCACCGGCGTCAGCGCCTTGGCGAAGGCATTCGGGCCGGCATGGATGCCGATCGCCGGCACATAGATCTTGCCGATCTCGCGGTCGGAGCCGTGTACATGGATCAGCTTCTGGCGCGGCACGGGCACGGAGAGCAGCGTGTAACCGTCGGTCGTCATCTCGCCGAAGCGGACATTGACGGCGAGGATCACGTCCGCATCGCGGATCAGGCTCTTGACATGCGGCACCATGCCGACGCCGGCTTCGCCGACGAAGACCGGCGAATGGTTGTCGAACTGGTCCTGGTAGCGGAAGGCGGCAACGGCCGGGATGTCGGAAGCTTCGGCGAAAGCCTGGAGCGCGGCGCGTCCATCCGCGGTCCAGTTGGCGCCGCCCATGAGCAGCACCGGCCTCTCCGCCGAGGCGAGCATATCGAGCGCCGACGCGATGGCGTCCTGCGAGGGAGCGGCTTCGAAGATCGAAGCAGGACCGTTGAGCGGCGCGGCTTCGGTCGCTGTGGTCAGCATGTCTTCCGGCAGCGCGACCACGACGGGGCCGGGCCTTCCAGTCAAGGCCGTCGTCCAGGCCCGCGCCACGATCTCCGGGAGGCGCGCGACATCGTCGATCTCGACCGCCCATTTTGCGACCGTTCCATACACTGCCCGGTAATCGATCTCCTGGAAGGCTTCCCGGCCCTTCATGTCGGTGCCGACCTGGCCGAC
It contains:
- a CDS encoding sugar ABC transporter ATP-binding protein, coding for MGQGPAMIEGTPVHAVEMKGVSKSFGGVKALVDVDLQVEKGEIHALLGGNGAGKSTILKVLNGVHAPDSGTILVDGKPLGEASPEASRRAGIAMIFQEMSLIPTLTVAQNVFLTREAKGAFGLIDDRAAERRARDLFAMLEVEVDPKAIVGDLGAGQRQLTEIVKAISQNAKVLVLDEPSTALAVSDVERLFAFLRKLRSDGVAIIYVSHRMDEIARIADRATILRDGRHVVTAPLSDLPVETMIEHIVGKRSRGLSDVARGGSRIGKPLLEFDNVSGVTKPRNASFVVRSGEVVGLAGLLGSGRSAIARVIAGIEPIIEGEMRIAGKPVVITSPSDAIEAGIALVPEDRLRQGVIAEHSVASNIALASLDRLSRNGFVSNSKLREQSDSQIERLRIKTASRDSAVRTLSGGNQQKVVIGKWLSTEPDILVLDEPTSGIDIGSKSEIIMLVRELAKIGKAIVMISSELSEMLTACDRILVIADGRVMDDIDRGELDDPWAPKDDPVAQLQAAERKLQIVIQKALNKSEGETHVH
- a CDS encoding pyridoxal phosphate-dependent aminotransferase: MSYVASRLSAVKPSASMAASQAAKALRAKGVDVIDLGLGEPDFPTPLHIIDAAHFAAKAGQTLYTAAAGTAEVREAVAGKFRRENGLDYTADDIVVANGAKQIIFNALMATLEIGDEAILPAPYFVSYPEMVKLLGGTPVVVECPETSGFRLTPELLQKAITPRTKWLFLNMPGNPSGAVYSESDLKALGTVLAKHPQVLILSDEIYEHILFDGRKFVSFGKACPELRDRTLIVNGVSKSYAMTGWRVGYAAGPVPLLKAMSTIQSQSCTSVCSIAQAATVAALNGPQGEVARFRQAFERRRDLVVDGISKINGLTLSPPEGAFYAYIGCASLIGRKTAKGVVLEDDAAVANYLLNEGRVASVPGVAYGLSPYFRISTATSEEVLTEAIARINGAVAQVE
- a CDS encoding thiamine pyrophosphate-binding protein, with amino-acid sequence MVRNGGHLLVECLIALGATKSFGVPGESYLAVLDALHDTKGKLDYVLCRNEGGAAFMASAYGKLTGSPGICFVTRGPGVTNASIGVHTAMQDSSPMILFVGQVGTDMKGREAFQEIDYRAVYGTVAKWAVEIDDVARLPEIVARAWTTALTGRPGPVVVALPEDMLTTATEAAPLNGPASIFEAAPSQDAIASALDMLASAERPVLLMGGANWTADGRAALQAFAEASDIPAVAAFRYQDQFDNHSPVFVGEAGVGMVPHVKSLIRDADVILAVNVRFGEMTTDGYTLLSVPVPRQKLIHVHGSDREIGKIYVPAIGIHAGPNAFAKALTPVKGGWVEWRAAARKAYEGTFVAPVQPGPVDMVAVSAWLREALPADVILTNGAGNFTVWPNKFFKFGPKARLLAPQSGAMGYGLPAAIAAKVAYPQRTVVCFAGDGDFQMNCQELGTAMQAGAQPIVLIINNGIYGTIRAHQERNYPARVSGTSLENPDFVALAKAYGFHAERVEATQDFAAAFERALKSATGAVLDIAISPEALTPRQTLSQMRDAALASQKAKA
- a CDS encoding putative quinol monooxygenase, with translation MAVPYTVIGTVVARPETREELQAILSGFVEPTRAEEGCINYDLHVDPADPCVFMFYENWRSKDDLDRHLAMPHLKPLFGRLDDLVARPVDVRRFVMLSRMATT
- a CDS encoding hydantoinase B/oxoprolinase family protein; this translates as MSDPGKNSIGEIRMQVMWNRLISVVEEQALTLLRTAFSTSVRESGDLSAGVFDPRGQMLAQAVTGTPGHVNTMAEAVLHFMNAIPREQMFEGDTYVTNDPWLGTGHLHDITMVSPSFLNGELVAFFACTAHVVDVGGRGFGADGKSVYEEGIQIPIMKFAEKGKVNLDLVRILRANVREPNQVIGDFYSLAACNEVGHRRLIDMMKEIGLASLDGLGDFIFSRTRDAMLERIEALPKGSWSNELVTDGYDEPVKLAATVSVCDDHVEVDFTGTDPMSRWGINCPIIYSKAYACYALKCMVAPDIPNNAASLAFFTVTSPVNILNAVRPAPVALRHIFGHMVPDLVLGAFAKALPGKILAEGAGALWNIHISARPVAGASGRRAEVLMFNSGGMGARPELDGLSATAFPSGVHTMPIEATEHTGPIVIWRKELRPNSGGDGEFRGGLGQIIEIEATEGHEFDFSAMFDRVNHPAHGRDGGKPGVAGVVRLDDGTRMRPKGWQHVPAGRRLILELPGGGGYGDPARRSAAARANDRSKGYVTENDR
- a CDS encoding ABC transporter permease; the encoded protein is MSTDRDTAPSLPVRLGLSNWRQNIIYIGFVVIFIVFAITLFDKGFLNPNNLLNIVRQTAMIAVMAIAMTYVLSAGEIDLSVGAVAGLASVTTAMAIDAGGPVTGIVAGLATGAVVGTFNGLLTTRIGIPSFLTTLAMMGIATGTAMWMSDTAAVPIISKSYSWIFGGGNIGPAPVLLIWMLVLGAIGHIVLRRTSFGRRVLATGGGEVAARYSGIDTRSIKFRVLIISAMAAALAGMLYAGRLQSGRFQLGQGDELSVIAAAVLGGTSLFGGSGTVIGTIVGALMIGLINNGLILMGLEFSQQLIARGAIIILAVALSQGRK
- a CDS encoding hydantoinase/oxoprolinase family protein; translation: MTSRSDDIRLGADIGGTFTDIALDVRGEMFSTKVLTNYSAPEQAILDGIDVVIRDAGISAADIGIIIHGTTLATNALIERRGARTALVTTEGFRDVIEMRTENRFEQYDLNLQLPTPLIPREDRFTVKGRIGAEGQELQPLDEAALEEIADRIAAGSFGSVAVGFIHAYANPDHERRAREILARKLSIPISISAEVSPQMREFERFNTVAANAYVRPQMADYLARLQTRLKDIGAECPVFMIHSGGGLISVETASEFPVRLVESGPAGGAIFAADIARRFGLEKVVSYDMGGTTAKICLIEDFAPRTARTFEVARTYRFSKGSGMPISIPVIEMIEIGAGGGSIAWVDAMGRIQTGPESAGSEPGPACYGRGGRRPAITDADLVLGKLDPDNFAGGAIKLDTAASEQAILRDVGERLSLNALSTAFGICEVVDENMANAARVHAVENGKNISDNLMIAFGGAAPLHAARLCEKLGIDQCIVPRGAGVGSAIGFLKAPFGYEALASKLTRLSRFKPAEVNALLADLKASAEGFVRTGSSGRIVCEITAFMRYAGQGWEIPVPLADEPFGDDAVAKLKDLFETSYQRFFGRAIDGLDGLEIEIVTWSVKATDVRPAVERHELTTGKKTSKPTTTREVFDPVSGAPRSYGIVERDTLCTGDRIAGPAVIVERETSTVVTTSFDAVIQSDGAILLTRKGSQA
- a CDS encoding NAD-dependent epimerase/dehydratase family protein encodes the protein MPHYERILITGAAGRLGSQLRKGLVPLAKTIRLAGREPFGDLAPHEEEAVFDLADMEATIAATKDCDAIVHFGGAPLECAWQTILDSSIRGSYHIYEGARKHGVKRVIYASSVHAIGYHEIEAHIGVDAPVRPDSLYGVSKNFVESLSRLYWDKFGIETVCLRIFSSFPEPADRRMLWSYLSFADCVRLVEASLTAPRVGHTISFGISNNKLKMVDNSGADHLGFVPQDSAEPFRAAVEAKTPVPDPNKPSVKYLGGWFCELGHPDDKPT